Proteins from one Megalopta genalis isolate 19385.01 chromosome 1, iyMegGena1_principal, whole genome shotgun sequence genomic window:
- the G9a gene encoding histone-lysine N-methyltransferase G9a isoform X5: MSEIKCKETATMEGCQEGGEEEGIMAVERVEDKVSIQKILEGMTNEFNKTVSPVKNTEINRTEKSDNEEIEKPAAKPDEILPIEKELDADGDQEAVQPKENVTAGSATIEENHKEDENTGKQETLKKDSNGIPRIVLTFRTIDENTDHGKKTKISSCSSNLTLVPDELVNCDQIGGVSVKIENSDENSDAIEKSDSEEGRTEDTVKEPENKEPEKTIEETKTTKEEPETKVEEKDTVTNEKVKTDETDVSVEHTEQGDRTENAAPVTRKRRTGRPRLRALSDHTEEAPGPKRSARRLCKESLKSTVLESAMARKEKSNYTEENLQFKKQRKYNKPGRPKKVVPGKDQNKQTQAKPPDIRQDTEASIIDGNISISEVNSTLDSSRNSAISENNTNETILDESQSFSSDFEGMPKLSPMIKSSESQTKLSNSIGSPLSDDIPLADIEKPFLKPATGRPKRERGRPRGSQGARKIAKADLFEDGSASVAETGKNNDYPEEGTVPAKRTRRSMAPSPSPAEGQASKPESTAIMSETYGQSMLCLCQVRSQLYVTITGSGAPLYCTAIDSIDNRLVGCCNEVDSNDVAMRRPSARVPFIILCRMHKERLLRHNCCPSCGLFCSQGRFVQCVNGHQYHRECEVYPNKKGVCPHCGSESTAYDVMVTMSGLRKPVFIPTRKKFSKLPSAKITLPGKGDNTKLAERPPSPLIPPDVIKTPEPSLNSERPERYTIMSLYTSVKNGDLEKLVNVLACGYNANHTFREYAHRTGLHIAADKGHLSCVHVLVQAGAQLDLMDRNQLTPLMLAASKGKADVVKYLIRIGADVTLKGEDGMTALHMAAKSGHLEVCRIILTECKAPRTLVDSVDDGGWTSLIWACEFCHADVARFLLDKKCDPLIRDAEQNIALHWSAYSGSSEITEMLLNEGCDVNAVNVHGDTPLHIAARQDQYAVSVLLLARGAKIGEVNAAGETAVNCCTNDGDTMSALRLNAKVNELSEHMWEKTVKILTNDISRGKETNPIQCVNGHDAEDKPTDFLYVTENCFTSSINVDRTITSLQSCRCEDNCSSEKCLCGNISLRCWYDEEGKLIPEFNYADPPMLFECNPACDCNRITCNNRVVQHGLTQRFQLFRTKGKGWGLRTLRHIPKGSYVCEYVGEIISDSEADHREDDSYLFDLDNRDGETYCIDARRYGNIARFINHSCAPNLLPVRVFVEHQDLHFPRIAFFANRDIEADEELGFDYGEKFWIIKCKSFTCTCGAENCRYSEKTIQVTLDNYRRKIQQEEMLAAQSS; this comes from the exons ATGTCGGAGATTAAGTGCAAGGAGACTGCCACGATGGAGGGTTGTCAAGAAGGGGGCGAAGAGGAAGGTATAATGGCTGTCGAGAGGGTCGAAGATAAGGTCAGTATCCAAAAGATCCTCGAGGGTATGACGAATGAATTTAACAAAACCGTGAGTCCCGTCAAAAACACAGAGATTAATCGAACGGAAAAATCGGATAACGAAGAGATCGAAAAACCGGCAGCAAAACCTGACGAAATATTGCCGATCGAGAAGGAACTCGATGCGGACGGGGACCAGGAAGCGGTTCAACCGAAAGAAAATGTTACTGCAGGTTCAGCGACGATCGAGGAAAATCATAAGGAGGATGAAAATACCGGTAAACAGGAAACCCTAAAAAAGGATAGCAATGGCATTCCGCGTATTGTTCTCACATTTCGGACGATCGACGAGAATACCGATCATGGCAAGAAAACAAAGATATCAAGCTGTTCCTCCAACCTCACCTTAGTTCCTGATGAATTGGTAAACTGTGATCAAATTGGCGGTGTGTCTGTGAAGATTGAGAACTCTGATGAGAATTCTGATGCCATCGAGAAATCTGATTCGGAGGAGGGTAGAACAGAAGACACTGTTAAAGAACCAGAAAATAAAGAGCCAGAAAAGACTATAGAGGAGACAAAGACTACCAAGGAAGAGCCAGAGACAAAAGTAGAAGAAAAGGATACAGTTACCAATGAGAAAGTTAAGACTGACGAAACAGATGTTTCTGTAGAACATACAGAACAAGGTGACAGGACAGAAAATGCAGCTCCGGTTACTAGGAAAAGAAGAACAGGACGACCTAGATTAAGAGCACTTag TGACCACACAGAAGAAGCTCCAGGTCCTAAACGTTCAGCAAGAAGATTATGCAAAGAATCATTAAAGAGTACCGTGCTAGAAAGTGCCATGGCTAGGAAAGAAAAGTCTAATTACACGGAAGAAAATTTACAGTTTAAGAAACAGAGAAAGTACAATAAACCAGGAAGACCCAAGAAAGTAGTCCCAGGGAAAGATCAAAATAAACAAACACAAGCTAAACCTCCCGATATACGTCAGGATACAGAAGCTTCCATTATTGATGGGAATATTAGTATCTCTGAGGTAAACTCAACATTAGACTCTTCTAGAAACTCAGCTATATCAGAAAATAACACAAATGAGACAATCCTGGATGAGTCTCAAAGTTTCTCTTCAGACTTTGAGGGTATGCCAAAATTGTCTCCTATGATAAAAAGTTCAGAATCTCAAACAAAATTGAGTAACTCAATTGGCAGTCCCCTAAGTGACGATATACCTTTAGCAGACATTGAAAAGCCATTTTTAAAGCCTGCTACTGGTAGACCTAAGCGTGAAAGAGGCCGACCTAGGGGAAGTCAAGGTGCAAGGAAAATAGCAAAGGCAgatttatttgaag ATGGCTCTGCGTCTGTAGCAGAAACAGGCAAAAATAATGACTATCCTGAag AAGGAACTGTACCAGCTAAACGGACGCGCAGAAGTATGGCTCCAAGCCCTAGTCCTGCTGAAGGACAAGCATCGAAGCCAGAGTCGACAGCAATTATGAGTGAA ACATATGGTCAATCAATGTTATGTTTATGCCAAGTCAGATCGCAGTTATATGTTACAATAACTGGTTCCGGGGCACCGTTATATTGTACTGCAATAGATTCTATCGATAATAGACTGGTAGGATGCTGCAACGAAGTTGATAGCAACGATGTTGCAATGAGGAGACCTAGTGCTCGCGTTCCCTTCATAATCTTGTGTAGAATGCACAAAGAAAGACTTTTGAGGCACAATTGCTGCCCTTCCTGTGGACTGTTCTGTTCCCAAGGAAGGTTCGTACAATGCGTGAATGGTCATCAATATCATCGTGAGTGCGAGGTCTATCCAAACAAGAAAGGGGTGTGTCCACACTGTGGAAGCGAGAGTACAGCGTATGATGTGATGGTCACCATGAGTGGTCTCCGGAAGCCTGTTTTCATTCCAACTCGTAAAAAATTCTCGAAATTACCGTCTGCAAAGATAACTCTGCCAGGGAAAGGTGACAACACGAAATTGGCAGAGCGTCCCCCTAGTCCTCTGATTCCACCCGATGTAATTAAAACCCCTGAACCGTCCCTCAATTCGGAGAGACCGGAACGTTATACTATCATGAGTCTGTATACTTCTGTGAAAAACGGGGACTTAGAGAAGTTGGTTAATGTTTTAG CATGCGGTTATAACGCAAACCATACATTCCGAGAGTATGCTCATCGAACTGGACTTCACATAGCTGCGGATAAGGGCCACTTATCTTGTGTACACGTATTAGTGCAGGCTGGTGCTCAATTAGACTTGATGGATAGAAATCAGTTGACGCCTCTGATGCTAGCTGCCAGCAAGGGTAAAGCCGACGTAGTCAAATATTTAATAAGGATAGGTGCCGATGTTACACTGAAAGGAGAGGATGGTATGACTGCTTTACATATGGCTGCAAAGTCTGGGCATTTAGAAGTATGTCGAATAATTTTAACAGAATGCAAAGCACCGAGGACGTTAGTGG ACTCTGTGGACGACGGTGGATGGACAAGTTTAATTTGGGCATGCGAATTTTGTCATGCCGATGTCGCACGATTTTTGTTAGATAAAAAATGCGACCCATTAATTCGAGATGCAGAACAAAACATAGCGTTGCATTGGAGTGCGTACAGCGGGAGTTCTGAAATCACAGAGATGCTCCTTAACGAAGGTTGCGACGTGAATGCTGTTAACGTTCATGGTGACACACCTTT ACACATAGCTGCAAGGCAAGACCAGTATGCAGTGAGTGTTCTGTTATTAGCACGTGGTGCTAAAATAGGCGAAGTGAATGCTGCTGGTGAAACAGCAGTAAACTGTTGTACAAATGACGGGGACACTATGTCTGCTTTAAGATTGAACGCTAAAGTTAACGAACTTTCCGAGCACATGTGGGAGAAAACAGTAAAAATTTTAACTAA TGACATTTCGCGCGGGAAGGAAACGAATCCTATTCAATGCGTTAACGGACACGACGCGGAAGACAAGCCAACAGATTTCCTGTATGTGACTGAGAACTGTTTTACTAGTAGCATAAATGTTGACCGTACGATAACGTCTTTACAGTCTTGTCGTTGCGAAGATAACTGTAGTTCAGAGAAGTGTTTGTGTGGAAATATTAGTCTCAGGTGTTGGTACGACGAAGAAGGAAAATTGATTCctgaatttaattatgcag ATCCTCCGATGTTATTCGAGTGTAATCCAGCTTGCGATTGCAATCGTATAACGTGTAATAATCGCGTTGTACAACACGGTTTGACGCAAAGGTTTCAATTGTTTCGAACGAAGGGTAAAGGTTGGGGTCTTAGAACATTGCGACACATTCCTAAAGGTTCTTACGTGTGTGAATATGTTGGCGAGATTATATCTGATTCTGAAGCTGATCACAGAGAAGATGATTCGTATCTGTTTGATTTAGATAATAGG GATGGAGAGACTTATTGTATAGATGCAAGACGATACGGAAATATAGCTCGTTTCATAAATCATTCTTGCGCACCTAATCTTTTGCCTGTGCGAGTGTTCGTCGAGCATCAGGATTTGCATTTTCCTAGGATAGCATTTTTTGCGAATCGTGACATCGAAGCTGACGAAGAGCTCGG TTTCGATTACGGAGAAAAGTTCTGGATAATAAAATGCAAGTCGTTCACGTGTACCTGTGGAGCCGAAAACTGCCGATATTCTGAGAAGACTATACAAGTCACTTTGGACAACTATCGCAGGAAAATACAGCAGGAAGAAATGCTGGCAGCTCAATCATCGTAA
- the G9a gene encoding histone-lysine N-methyltransferase G9a isoform X1 produces the protein MSEIKCKETATMEGCQEGGEEEGIMAVERVEDKVSIQKILEGMTNEFNKTVSPVKNTEINRTEKSDNEEIEKPAAKPDEILPIEKELDADGDQEAVQPKENVTAGSATIEENHKEDENTGKQETLKKDSNGIPRIVLTFRTIDENTDHGKKTKISSCSSNLTLVPDELVNCDQIGGVSVKIENSDENSDAIEKSDSEEGRTEDTVKEPENKEPEKTIEETKTTKEEPETKVEEKDTVTNEKVKTDETDVSVEHTEQGDRTENAAPVTRKRRTGRPRLRALSDHTEEAPGPKRSARRLCKESLKSTVLESAMARKEKSNYTEENLQFKKQRKYNKPGRPKKVVPGKDQNKQTQAKPPDIRQDTEASIIDGNISISEVNSTLDSSRNSAISENNTNETILDESQSFSSDFEGMPKLSPMIKSSESQTKLSNSIGSPLSDDIPLADIEKPFLKPATGRPKRERGRPRGSQGARKIAKADLFEDGSASVAETGKNNDYPEEGTVPAKRTRRSMAPSPSPAEGQASKPESTAIMSEVSIFENTYGQSMLCLCQVRSQLYVTITGSGAPLYCTAIDSIDNRLVGCCNEVDSNDVAMRRPSARVPFIILCRMHKERLLRHNCCPSCGLFCSQGRFVQCVNGHQYHRECEVYPNKKGVCPHCGSESTAYDVMVTMSGLRKPVFIPTRKKFSKLPSAKITLPGKGDNTKLAERPPSPLIPPDVIKTPEPSLNSERPERYTIMSLYTSVKNGDLEKLVNVLACGYNANHTFREYAHRTGLHIAADKGHLSCVHVLVQAGAQLDLMDRNQLTPLMLAASKGKADVVKYLIRIGADVTLKGEDGMTALHMAAKSGHLEVCRIILTECKAPRTLVDSVDDGGWTSLIWACEFCHADVARFLLDKKCDPLIRDAEQNIALHWSAYSGSSEITEMLLNEGCDVNAVNVHGDTPLHIAARQDQYAVSVLLLARGAKIGEVNAAGETAVNCCTNDGDTMSALRLNAKVNELSEHMWEKTVKILTNDISRGKETNPIQCVNGHDAEDKPTDFLYVTENCFTSSINVDRTITSLQSCRCEDNCSSEKCLCGNISLRCWYDEEGKLIPEFNYADPPMLFECNPACDCNRITCNNRVVQHGLTQRFQLFRTKGKGWGLRTLRHIPKGSYVCEYVGEIISDSEADHREDDSYLFDLDNRVSVTKTRRMHREINLFIITQDGETYCIDARRYGNIARFINHSCAPNLLPVRVFVEHQDLHFPRIAFFANRDIEADEELGFDYGEKFWIIKCKSFTCTCGAENCRYSEKTIQVTLDNYRRKIQQEEMLAAQSS, from the exons ATGTCGGAGATTAAGTGCAAGGAGACTGCCACGATGGAGGGTTGTCAAGAAGGGGGCGAAGAGGAAGGTATAATGGCTGTCGAGAGGGTCGAAGATAAGGTCAGTATCCAAAAGATCCTCGAGGGTATGACGAATGAATTTAACAAAACCGTGAGTCCCGTCAAAAACACAGAGATTAATCGAACGGAAAAATCGGATAACGAAGAGATCGAAAAACCGGCAGCAAAACCTGACGAAATATTGCCGATCGAGAAGGAACTCGATGCGGACGGGGACCAGGAAGCGGTTCAACCGAAAGAAAATGTTACTGCAGGTTCAGCGACGATCGAGGAAAATCATAAGGAGGATGAAAATACCGGTAAACAGGAAACCCTAAAAAAGGATAGCAATGGCATTCCGCGTATTGTTCTCACATTTCGGACGATCGACGAGAATACCGATCATGGCAAGAAAACAAAGATATCAAGCTGTTCCTCCAACCTCACCTTAGTTCCTGATGAATTGGTAAACTGTGATCAAATTGGCGGTGTGTCTGTGAAGATTGAGAACTCTGATGAGAATTCTGATGCCATCGAGAAATCTGATTCGGAGGAGGGTAGAACAGAAGACACTGTTAAAGAACCAGAAAATAAAGAGCCAGAAAAGACTATAGAGGAGACAAAGACTACCAAGGAAGAGCCAGAGACAAAAGTAGAAGAAAAGGATACAGTTACCAATGAGAAAGTTAAGACTGACGAAACAGATGTTTCTGTAGAACATACAGAACAAGGTGACAGGACAGAAAATGCAGCTCCGGTTACTAGGAAAAGAAGAACAGGACGACCTAGATTAAGAGCACTTag TGACCACACAGAAGAAGCTCCAGGTCCTAAACGTTCAGCAAGAAGATTATGCAAAGAATCATTAAAGAGTACCGTGCTAGAAAGTGCCATGGCTAGGAAAGAAAAGTCTAATTACACGGAAGAAAATTTACAGTTTAAGAAACAGAGAAAGTACAATAAACCAGGAAGACCCAAGAAAGTAGTCCCAGGGAAAGATCAAAATAAACAAACACAAGCTAAACCTCCCGATATACGTCAGGATACAGAAGCTTCCATTATTGATGGGAATATTAGTATCTCTGAGGTAAACTCAACATTAGACTCTTCTAGAAACTCAGCTATATCAGAAAATAACACAAATGAGACAATCCTGGATGAGTCTCAAAGTTTCTCTTCAGACTTTGAGGGTATGCCAAAATTGTCTCCTATGATAAAAAGTTCAGAATCTCAAACAAAATTGAGTAACTCAATTGGCAGTCCCCTAAGTGACGATATACCTTTAGCAGACATTGAAAAGCCATTTTTAAAGCCTGCTACTGGTAGACCTAAGCGTGAAAGAGGCCGACCTAGGGGAAGTCAAGGTGCAAGGAAAATAGCAAAGGCAgatttatttgaag ATGGCTCTGCGTCTGTAGCAGAAACAGGCAAAAATAATGACTATCCTGAag AAGGAACTGTACCAGCTAAACGGACGCGCAGAAGTATGGCTCCAAGCCCTAGTCCTGCTGAAGGACAAGCATCGAAGCCAGAGTCGACAGCAATTATGAGTGAAGTTAGTATATTTGAAAAT ACATATGGTCAATCAATGTTATGTTTATGCCAAGTCAGATCGCAGTTATATGTTACAATAACTGGTTCCGGGGCACCGTTATATTGTACTGCAATAGATTCTATCGATAATAGACTGGTAGGATGCTGCAACGAAGTTGATAGCAACGATGTTGCAATGAGGAGACCTAGTGCTCGCGTTCCCTTCATAATCTTGTGTAGAATGCACAAAGAAAGACTTTTGAGGCACAATTGCTGCCCTTCCTGTGGACTGTTCTGTTCCCAAGGAAGGTTCGTACAATGCGTGAATGGTCATCAATATCATCGTGAGTGCGAGGTCTATCCAAACAAGAAAGGGGTGTGTCCACACTGTGGAAGCGAGAGTACAGCGTATGATGTGATGGTCACCATGAGTGGTCTCCGGAAGCCTGTTTTCATTCCAACTCGTAAAAAATTCTCGAAATTACCGTCTGCAAAGATAACTCTGCCAGGGAAAGGTGACAACACGAAATTGGCAGAGCGTCCCCCTAGTCCTCTGATTCCACCCGATGTAATTAAAACCCCTGAACCGTCCCTCAATTCGGAGAGACCGGAACGTTATACTATCATGAGTCTGTATACTTCTGTGAAAAACGGGGACTTAGAGAAGTTGGTTAATGTTTTAG CATGCGGTTATAACGCAAACCATACATTCCGAGAGTATGCTCATCGAACTGGACTTCACATAGCTGCGGATAAGGGCCACTTATCTTGTGTACACGTATTAGTGCAGGCTGGTGCTCAATTAGACTTGATGGATAGAAATCAGTTGACGCCTCTGATGCTAGCTGCCAGCAAGGGTAAAGCCGACGTAGTCAAATATTTAATAAGGATAGGTGCCGATGTTACACTGAAAGGAGAGGATGGTATGACTGCTTTACATATGGCTGCAAAGTCTGGGCATTTAGAAGTATGTCGAATAATTTTAACAGAATGCAAAGCACCGAGGACGTTAGTGG ACTCTGTGGACGACGGTGGATGGACAAGTTTAATTTGGGCATGCGAATTTTGTCATGCCGATGTCGCACGATTTTTGTTAGATAAAAAATGCGACCCATTAATTCGAGATGCAGAACAAAACATAGCGTTGCATTGGAGTGCGTACAGCGGGAGTTCTGAAATCACAGAGATGCTCCTTAACGAAGGTTGCGACGTGAATGCTGTTAACGTTCATGGTGACACACCTTT ACACATAGCTGCAAGGCAAGACCAGTATGCAGTGAGTGTTCTGTTATTAGCACGTGGTGCTAAAATAGGCGAAGTGAATGCTGCTGGTGAAACAGCAGTAAACTGTTGTACAAATGACGGGGACACTATGTCTGCTTTAAGATTGAACGCTAAAGTTAACGAACTTTCCGAGCACATGTGGGAGAAAACAGTAAAAATTTTAACTAA TGACATTTCGCGCGGGAAGGAAACGAATCCTATTCAATGCGTTAACGGACACGACGCGGAAGACAAGCCAACAGATTTCCTGTATGTGACTGAGAACTGTTTTACTAGTAGCATAAATGTTGACCGTACGATAACGTCTTTACAGTCTTGTCGTTGCGAAGATAACTGTAGTTCAGAGAAGTGTTTGTGTGGAAATATTAGTCTCAGGTGTTGGTACGACGAAGAAGGAAAATTGATTCctgaatttaattatgcag ATCCTCCGATGTTATTCGAGTGTAATCCAGCTTGCGATTGCAATCGTATAACGTGTAATAATCGCGTTGTACAACACGGTTTGACGCAAAGGTTTCAATTGTTTCGAACGAAGGGTAAAGGTTGGGGTCTTAGAACATTGCGACACATTCCTAAAGGTTCTTACGTGTGTGAATATGTTGGCGAGATTATATCTGATTCTGAAGCTGATCACAGAGAAGATGATTCGTATCTGTTTGATTTAGATAATAGGGTAAGTGTCACAAAGACTCGACGAATGCAtcgagaaattaatttatttattattacacagGATGGAGAGACTTATTGTATAGATGCAAGACGATACGGAAATATAGCTCGTTTCATAAATCATTCTTGCGCACCTAATCTTTTGCCTGTGCGAGTGTTCGTCGAGCATCAGGATTTGCATTTTCCTAGGATAGCATTTTTTGCGAATCGTGACATCGAAGCTGACGAAGAGCTCGG TTTCGATTACGGAGAAAAGTTCTGGATAATAAAATGCAAGTCGTTCACGTGTACCTGTGGAGCCGAAAACTGCCGATATTCTGAGAAGACTATACAAGTCACTTTGGACAACTATCGCAGGAAAATACAGCAGGAAGAAATGCTGGCAGCTCAATCATCGTAA